Proteins encoded by one window of Dialister pneumosintes:
- a CDS encoding GNAT family N-acetyltransferase, with amino-acid sequence MQFRRAKESDSKDIKSLWAYCFEKPDEAFFQWFFSKIYEHDNVVVAEEQGNIAAAVHLRPYEICLRGNSLLVDYAVGLATHPAARGNGIGKKLLKNAFRFSRSNGNSTMILMPSDASFYQPLGCSFYVHQWKRETSPEWLGKVGSKPSWVKTLSSPDEWELLDGIYRTFIKGRNGFSIREESSWRRLIEGQLEEGYIAVVGDETGAAGYLFYGVNDTHLLAGEMAYSSNKGREELYFFMAGHRGSIARCSWFEPLDDRSFYYWPNGAEHIYIENKTFPFMMCRIIDPVAAMDGMPCDKDLDGEFSFQLVDSVLSENNGIYMLNAENGYIHALQDDVFYNLRIHVEDMAGVDLDHHIPEPAFCMNIPALNELVFGASDFKELLHRDMITWLTTDESKREKVTRFMMKVWNKQANWINEWY; translated from the coding sequence ATGCAATTTAGGAGAGCGAAAGAATCTGACAGTAAAGATATTAAGTCTTTATGGGCATATTGTTTTGAAAAGCCGGATGAAGCATTTTTTCAATGGTTTTTCTCAAAAATTTATGAACATGACAATGTCGTTGTTGCTGAAGAACAGGGAAATATTGCAGCTGCTGTGCATTTAAGACCTTATGAAATTTGTTTACGTGGAAATTCTCTATTGGTGGATTATGCAGTAGGGCTTGCTACACATCCAGCTGCACGTGGAAATGGTATTGGGAAAAAATTATTAAAAAATGCCTTTCGATTTTCTCGTTCTAATGGAAATTCCACTATGATTCTTATGCCTTCCGACGCATCTTTTTATCAACCGTTAGGATGTTCTTTCTATGTACACCAATGGAAGAGAGAAACGTCACCGGAGTGGTTGGGAAAGGTCGGATCAAAACCAAGTTGGGTGAAGACCCTTTCATCTCCTGACGAATGGGAGTTATTGGATGGCATATATCGTACTTTTATAAAGGGAAGAAATGGATTTTCAATTCGTGAGGAAAGTTCTTGGCGAAGATTAATTGAAGGACAATTAGAAGAAGGATATATTGCAGTGGTCGGAGATGAAACCGGAGCTGCCGGATATCTTTTCTATGGTGTAAATGATACACATCTTTTGGCAGGGGAAATGGCATATTCTTCGAATAAGGGACGAGAGGAACTTTACTTTTTCATGGCAGGTCATCGTGGATCTATTGCACGTTGCAGTTGGTTTGAACCTTTAGATGATCGTTCTTTTTATTATTGGCCTAATGGTGCAGAGCATATCTATATAGAAAACAAAACATTCCCATTTATGATGTGTCGTATTATAGACCCCGTTGCTGCTATGGACGGTATGCCTTGTGATAAAGACTTGGATGGTGAGTTTTCATTTCAATTGGTAGATTCCGTATTATCAGAAAATAATGGAATTTATATGCTCAATGCAGAAAATGGATATATTCATGCGTTACAAGATGATGTATTCTACAATTTACGAATTCATGTTGAAGATATGGCAGGTGTTGATTTAGATCATCATATACCGGAACCGGCTTTTTGTATGAATATTCCGGCATTAAATGAATTGGTTTTTGGTGCTTCGGATTTTAAAGAGCTTTTGCATCGAGATATGATTACTTGGCTTACGACCGATGAAAGTAAGAGAGAAAAAGTGACTCGGTTCATGATGAAAGTTTGGAATAAGCAAGCTAACTGGATTAATGAATGGTATTGA